A window from Seriola aureovittata isolate HTS-2021-v1 ecotype China chromosome 14, ASM2101889v1, whole genome shotgun sequence encodes these proteins:
- the dnajc12 gene encoding dnaJ homolog subfamily C member 12: protein MEAILNCKPEELEDYYGLLGCDELSSTEQIINEYKIRALACHPDKHQGNPRAVADFQKLQEAKEVLCNENKRKNYDLWRRSGVTISFHDWQALNDSVKTSMHWAVRDKKEPMLEASKAEIPNTSQAEDFHCEQEAYDAMPSSSDHCHRRFRWAADSPSSLLQKFRNYEI from the exons ATGGAGGCTATTTTGAACTGCAAACCAGAGGAATTGGAGGATTATTACGGGTTATTGGGCTGCGATGAATTGTCGTCG ACTGAACAGATTATCAATGAATACAAGATCCGAGCCTTGGCGTGTCACCCAGACAAACACCAAGGCAACCCAAGAGCAG tGGCAGATTTTCAAAAACTGCAAGAAGCCAAAGAGGTTTTatgcaatgaaaacaaaaggaaaaactatGACCTGTGGAGAAGAAGTGGTGTCACTATTTCATTCCACGACTGGCAAGCCTTGAATGACTCCGTAAAAACT TCAATGCACTGGGCTGTGAGAGATAAGAAGGAGCCGATGCTGGAGGCGTCAAAAGCAGAAATCCCGAACACTTCCCAAGCAGAGGACTTTCACTGTGAGCAGGAGGCATATGATGCCATGCCATCCTCAA GTGATCACTGCCATCGGCGTTTCCGTTGGGCCGCTGACTCTCCATCAAGCCTACTGCAGAAGTTCAGAAATTATGAAATCTAA